In bacterium, a single window of DNA contains:
- a CDS encoding dual specificity protein phosphatase family protein, whose product MSFETSFIWVKPDILSFGEKPGKWRPVHEDLEFLKTSGVRSILSLVEEEPQLENYHNAGFEARHVPVDDFQAPTMEQIDDCMQYIASHGPIYVHCYAGYGRSGTIVAAWLIRNGMTAIDAIRTIRGLRPGAIEVDVQFDALLEYAATCNHR is encoded by the coding sequence ATGAGTTTTGAAACATCCTTCATATGGGTAAAACCCGATATCCTTTCTTTTGGAGAAAAGCCGGGCAAATGGAGGCCTGTGCATGAAGACCTTGAATTTCTGAAAACTTCAGGGGTCAGATCCATTCTTTCATTAGTTGAGGAAGAACCGCAGCTTGAAAACTATCACAACGCAGGTTTTGAGGCGCGTCATGTTCCTGTCGATGACTTTCAGGCGCCGACAATGGAGCAGATCGACGACTGCATGCAATACATTGCCTCGCACGGGCCGATTTACGTCCATTGTTATGCAGGATACGGGAGATCGGGAACGATTGTGGCGGCGTGGCTCATACGAAATGGAATGACGGCCATCGATGCGATTCGCACGATCCGGGGCTTACGCCCTGGAGCGATCGAAGTAGATGTTCAGTTTGATGCGCTGCTGGAATATGCCGCTACTTGTAACCACAGATAA